The sequence below is a genomic window from Anoplolepis gracilipes chromosome 9, ASM4749672v1, whole genome shotgun sequence.
AAAATTACTTTACCAGGATTATTCAATGGATTGCTACTTTCGACAATCATGGCGTGATTCGCGTTTAAGTTTTCTGGGCCCAATCAAATCTCTCAGTCTCAGCATCAAAATGCTCGAGAGGATCTGGCGTCCTGATACTTACTTTTACAATGGCAAGCATAGCTATGTACATACGATCACCGTGCCAAACAAATTGTTAAGGATCTCCCAGGACGGCGATATATTATACTCCATGAGGTACTCTGTTCGCGCGTAAATTTAtgcatcaaatattatatcgcgCGATTTCACCAAttctagttatatattttcggaTTTTACATCGTTGTATTCGTACGCTCgacatatagaaaaatttaattataaactcgataatatatatttctccaaaaataatgtttttatttttcaaataattataatagataaattaagtttttgtaagtaaatttttattctagaaaggcttatttatatagtataatgagaagataaaattacaaaaattagagatgaattaaatattataatattgtccaattttataatataattaatattgtctaattttaacataaaattaatgatataagaaaaattttacaatacaaaaattgttatatatcaatgtcgggaaatttttttatttgcttttttaaaaatattgtctcATAATATGTATAGGCTTACTATCAAGGCTAAATGTCCCATGGAGTTGAGGAACTTTCCTATGGATCGACAATCTTGCCCATTGATAATGGGAAgctgtatgtataaatttctcaaGCAAAATAACTAGCTAATATATGTAGAGCATCTTGAAAAGATAAGAGTGTTacagttagaaaaaaaataataattaatttatgtgcttaaaaaaaatgcatttaattctataaaatagaataaaagaaaataagatgGAATAAAGGCAGATATTGTTAGATACTTTTGATCGATAATATCGCGGCTTTTCCTTTTAAGTTGCAATttgataaacataaaatatttttatgctttgTCATTAAATTGAATCAAAACTGATGGAAACGTAATGAAACTggggaatattttatttgtatactgTTGCACGTCTTCACGTTATGTTACTCCTCACATGTGCATAATGTCCACCAATATTATCCTTCAAATAATTCACCCCAAATTTACGattgcaataaatttgatattacttTACATTTCGGCTTTACGGTGCCTCTGGTGAGCCACCTTTTGTCACAACAGCTGGTACTAAGGCCCATCATGTGATGTAATATCAGAATTTATCATAAGCGTGTCGAACTTTTTTCAAACCGAAAgacatgatttaaaattagtcATTGATATTCGGGTAGTGAATAAATTTCCGAACAAAATGCTATATAAACGTCTATTTAGCGAATATGTATCGTAAAAGATTCTCAGATGTTCAAGATTGATATAatctagaaataaatataaaataccatATTGAAAATAGTTATGATTAGAtgatttgtttattaaatattttgaaaacttgtaataaaatatcttcatgtaataatatttcttagataccattatatataaaattgatatgaatatctctctttcattttttatataatatatacttataatatatacttcatTGTGAAGCAATTTTTTCTTcagctaattgtaagaagaagatttaagtttaaaaatcaaaatactaATTTTGTAGATGTACGCATCGCtgagaataaattttcagataaataatatattatacttcaGGTATTGTATTGCACGAATATTACAATGCTCGAAGACTCtctgcataaaatattttatgttctcTCTGCCCTCTTacttaaatttctttcatgatattgttacatatttattagatgCATACACATCAGGACAGTTGGTTTATGAATGGCAAGAAGGTTCATCAGTGAACTTTGTGCCTGGAATGGCCCTTTCGCAATTCGATTTGATGGGTTCGCCATATAGAAATCTCACATTTGTTCGCCGCGAGGGCGAGTTTTCGGTATTGCAAGTATCTTTCAATTTGCAACGGCATACCggatattttcttatacaaGTAAGCACGCGCAAATTGTAGcggttattataaatatttaactaaaacaataaatatatatatacaaattaaaaaaaatttttgtatattttatatattgacagGTTTATGTACCATGTGTTTTGATAGTTGTATTAAGTTGGGTATCTTTTTGGATTCATCGTGAAGCAACAAGTGATCGAGTAGGTTTAGGTATGtgcttttaaaaatcaatctttaaaatcttcttttctttttgatttcttagcgatttatatataattatttttcataagtttcTTATATCgtcttgaatatatatatatatatatatatatatatatatatatatatatatatatatatatatatttttttttttttacatataatataaagagttaaaaattgtcaaaagttatgttaagtttttgaaatatttttttactttcttccAGTATAGATATTTGAAGAAatcatatgatataatttatatatttgacttctttttattcatgtttacattatttttcagtCTCATAAGCTTTTGCTtatcataaagaaaaagattttaggtttgcttttgttattatttatacttttcttatcttctttgtctttttttatagatctTGAAAGTTTTATAGATTGTTATAATGCACAATGCTTCTAGTATCTAATGGAAAGTCAGGCGAGGatgatattgtattatattatgtattatatgtatttaggTATCACTACCGTTTTGACGTTATCAACGATAAGCCTCGATTCCAGAACGGATTTACCGAAAGTTAGATATGCCACTGCTTTAGATTGGTTTCTCTTGATGAGCTTTGGCTATTGTATTGCTACCCTTTTGGAATTTGCTGGTGTTCATTACTTCACAAAGGTGATATTGTTTAATTGTGATGTTTCAAATATCTGatcattattctttataagaagaagaagaagatagAAGATGTACTGAATTTCgagttataattaatgaaattaaatattttagagaaattcaattataaaagagtatttataaaacaattataaaattaataataaaattaaataatgtaaaatcgttgataaactaatattttacgattttacattttatattttatgtcacaatatattttatatatatatatatatattttttttttttttttgtgaaatatatatatgtgtgtgtgtgtataaaattaaattatgaaacatatttttaataaattttttattctttataattttgttttaataatctttggtAGAATAATGTTgacaaaatcaatttttgtaaaagaaatctttttgtcttatatataaatatgtatactacaagataaaagatttatatactaataatgttgattaatttgcaGATTGGTAGTGGCGAGATTCCCTTGGATGATGAAGAGTGGGAAGATTGGGAGGGCATCACGAGTGAAGAATTCGAGGATACATTTCACACAATGATTTCTTGCAGTCCTCAGACTGTTCATCCGGAAATCGTTGACACGAGTACTAGAAGACGTGGGTCCCTTATGTCTACACTGTATAACGTAAGTTAGAaatgtcattaataaaaagattgaaataaatagaacATGCAAATATGAGACATTTTTGccttttggaaaaataaatgatattacacacaaaatatatttaaacagtttctaaaatatttttaaatacataaaaatatttgcgtgGTATATATTCAGCTTCcttataaaaatcgatataaattaattcatgtggaaattaattatgaataattaatgtatagtCTATCTCCTTTCTCcttcatgtaaatttattaaaattcttgatctttgaaattttataaatgagtataaaaatattttattttttttattctttttttaaatttctacagtttttcttagaattatttaatagaatattaattataatacatataaattttgcttttgGCAGGATGGGGTCACATATGAAGATTCCTGTCGTTCTATAACAGTCGCTATTTCTTCAAAACCGTCAACGATGGAAAGACAGACACAAACTGAGCTCATTTTGCCATTGTGGCGGCAGTTTCTCTATTGCTTAGCAGGAGATGATGCTTTTAGGTATCTGTTGCTTGTGTAGAAAATTAGTGCttgtatagaaaattatatttatgcggaaaaatatatatttgtattataaattatttataatatttatataataatacataggACACAATTGCTTtatgtacacatacatattattaataattaacacatatttattatttttattatttattattaatatgttcaCGGAAAACAGGCCACTGAGTTTTCCGCGGCGCGTTTTTCGTAAAAACAATCTCTATTTAACTCATTGTTTAAGCGCACCAagttaaaaaaacatgttGCATATGTTGCATAAATCAATAGATGTTTTCTTGTCCTTTTTAGTGATGctattattttgattgaaaaaatgttattttaatgttattttaagtcAAAAACGGAATTAAAACTTTACATAtgcaacacatttttttctagctTGGTGCATTTGAACAATGTCGAGTAAGGAatgttttatgcaaaaaagtGGGAGCCCGCTTTCTGTGGACGCTGTcctatatgaatatatatatatatatatatatatatatattcatataggACAGCGTCCACAGAAAGCGGGCTCCCacttttttgcataaaacatttcctatatatatattcgtaacGAAATGTAAgacacattataattaatattgaatattacagACGCCGTCGACAACGGGAAATAGCCAATAGCTATCGAAAATGCGGTGATCGTATATCGAGACACATAAACAGCGTGTCTTACATCGATAGAGTGGCGCGAATAGTCTTTCCCGCATCTTTTGGTCTACTTAACGTTTGCTACTGGGTAGTTTACGTCACTTATCAAGAGGAATTTAAATGGCAAGACCCACCGATCGGATCGATAACGCCAATCtctcattaataaaatctggATGGACAAATGACAATAAAGCATaaatagtatgtatatatacatacattacagatcaaaattagaaaaactgtatgcatgtatatcCAACTCTTCTTCATAAATTGAATGtcttaaattgaattaactgattaatatatcatatattacatttaatattatatatttctataatgtGCATCACATTACTTGACATATGCAAACTGATATATAGCGTTTTCGAATGGTACGTATATATTAACtcgtttttgttaaattaaatgactATGATTGGtccattttttaagaaatagcTATGAGTGGTCATAGATTTACCCAGAATGGATTAATgctactatttttttttattatgataaggCCATCCATGCCCACCAGTTATATAAATTGGACATGTCTTAAACGGAAaataatagatgtataaagTACAATAATTGTATGTGTGTCAGTGTATTtggatgtgtgtgtgtgtgtgtgagcaATGTAAAGAACTCGGGACTGGAGGGACGTTAAATCTCGACGTTTATGCACATCAAACATCCCCTGCAGGAAATTCTACCCATTCGAAAACGCTATTAGAACCATACATCGCAACaacacagtatatatatatatatatatatacagtagcGCAACTTTGGCAATTTTAGCACATCTAAAAATGAATTGCACATGCGTGGACTTGATAGATAACTAGTCATGGGAGAGAGATCTTCTGTCTTAGTTCCTCTCTATTTaagttctctctctcaattttatagatatgtctgtataattgtatatatatccaatttatctttaaataatcttatgaaaagttattcttattatatatatagagtgccGAATCTACaaatctgaaatatttgttacttttaaaaatgcaaaaaaatttctaaaaaaaaatatttgttttaaataaataaatagatataataataattttttcttaagataaaaatgtttgtttttgtattatatttattcatttaaaacaaatacttttctttttagaattttttgcaTTCTCAACAGTAACGGAGATTCAGATTCGTAGATTCATCACCCTGTATAGTAagttagaaagagaaagaaaagtgaGGAAGGTAGAGTAAGTGAGACAGAGACACTAGCTATGATTGGTTACCTACCAAGTCCTCTTATGTGCAGTTCATTTTTAGATACGGTGACATCAAAGATGCCGACAGAGAGTTATGATACTGTATAACTGTGGCAATAGGCTTTGTCGAATGTATTGATTGGTTGTTATTGCAAGAAACTTTCAAAACAAGAGAAATATAGTCCATATCTTCGATAGCCAACCACTATGTTCGACAAACTCAATGTGTACAGATTTCTATACTATAGAAGTCTGTGTAAATGTCACGTCAGCCTCTCTAGTTTCTCTCTATGCTATGTTACATTCTCTTCCAAGTTTTGATAAGTTGGTAAGTCTGATTCCATAACACATAGTATtgtgtgaataaataataaaattctaaaaagttATTCTTTCGAACAGTTGTGTAAAAgatagaaatgaaaattttttccaagTATGTTCTATAGAATAGCATTAAAggctttttttctatttttcttattttttggtataaacatataaaaagatatatatcattttttaatattaaaaagtaattatttagaaagataagttttaattaatgacaataaaatgattttattacagtgaaattttgttatcattaattaaaactttaatatattaaaaattatacaagatatatgAATTTGAAAGTTAACACAtctattatgttaaatttttttcttaactaaTATAGcttattgatttaaaagttatattttacaatataatattttttattgtagcaTCAGAAATAAGAAGAGACCAGagcatttcaatataaaatttaatgtgcaATAATCAAAAGATGGAAGACAATGACAAGGTAGTTTGCAATGAAGCATTGGAAGAAATCGACCAGAATATTGTCAAAGTTGAGTTGATGAAATGTGAACAAAATTTTGACACTGAAACTCTAGCAGTTGATCTGACCCCTCCAATGGAGCAATATAATACCACTGTTTTACCAAAACGTAGAGGCAGACGTAGCAAGAAATCGTTAGAGCTTGCTAAGTTGCAATCTTCAACACTAAATTACTCCACAGACTTAAAATTAGGATTATGGAAGGAGCGCTTCCGCCCAATACGACCAAAACCTTTACCATCTAGTGCTTCACcattaaaacataaatcaCTTGGAATATCATCTACATTGAACATGCCTACCTTAACACCAAATGTGACTGTGCCAATTAAGGATAAAACTTTGAATAGTCCCAGcaaaacaaataattgcattaaagCAGACAATGATGATACCGAAAGTACTACACCAACAATTAAGGAATGTaagattaacaaaaatataaatgcaaatttgcACATCATGGGTAACAGTAGAGGTTTACGTAATACTAAGACAACGTCTATATCCCATAAGAATAGtatcgaattattttttgcaagtatGGCACAGACTGTATTGAATTTGCCTAGGGAAGTACAAGCAGACATTAAAATGCAGATCTGTAAAATTGTTACTATGGCAGAGGTAAAATATTCTGGATTACAGATTAAAGGctgattaaattttgaaaactgaTAAAACTGTTGTTATCTATCAAGTTGGAATTTGTGtggttttttattatatatgtcagattttgtaaagaaaataattgaatatataatttgaaattgatataatatgtatgtgaatagagttgatatatatatgtatcatatacatcgcaaacatttttttattttattacaaataaaatataaaaaataaagcttaAAGAATATGCttatgacttttttttcttattgttaactCTATAGTTTACTTCTTGAAattgacatataattaaaaatcactcacatatgtacacacacacacactcacataTACGCGCGcatgcacacatacatatatacatacacacacacacacacatgtatatatacttgttatcaaatacaaatattcttttaaa
It includes:
- the LOC140669171 gene encoding gamma-aminobutyric acid receptor alpha-like isoform X2: MPTVVKTNILIRSMGPVSELDMDYSMDCYFRQSWRDSRLSFLGPIKSLSLSIKMLERIWRPDTYFYNGKHSYVHTITVPNKLLRISQDGDILYSMRLTIKAKCPMELRNFPMDRQSCPLIMGSYAYTSGQLVYEWQEGSSVNFVPGMALSQFDLMGSPYRNLTFVRREGEFSVLQVSFNLQRHTGYFLIQVYVPCVLIVVLSWVSFWIHREATSDRVGLGITTVLTLSTISLDSRTDLPKVRYATALDWFLLMSFGYCIATLLEFAGVHYFTKIGSGEIPLDDEEWEDWEGITSEEFEDTFHTMISCSPQTVHPEIVDTSTRRRGSLMSTLYNDGVTYEDSCRSITVAISSKPSTMERQTQTELILPLWRQFLYCLAGDDAFRRRRQREIANSYRKCGDRISRHINSVSYIDRVARIVFPASFGLLNVCYWVVYVTYQEEFKWQDPPIGSITPISH
- the LOC140669171 gene encoding gamma-aminobutyric acid receptor subunit alpha-6 isoform X1; this encodes MTPKKISFFVVLVSLTVCKYRYYAFELRATSDFASSSLGSLESMLTVDRRIPRATLNDIVSKNITLVLENLLMNYENSQLPTHGKGMPTVVKTNILIRSMGPVSELDMDYSMDCYFRQSWRDSRLSFLGPIKSLSLSIKMLERIWRPDTYFYNGKHSYVHTITVPNKLLRISQDGDILYSMRLTIKAKCPMELRNFPMDRQSCPLIMGSYAYTSGQLVYEWQEGSSVNFVPGMALSQFDLMGSPYRNLTFVRREGEFSVLQVSFNLQRHTGYFLIQVYVPCVLIVVLSWVSFWIHREATSDRVGLGITTVLTLSTISLDSRTDLPKVRYATALDWFLLMSFGYCIATLLEFAGVHYFTKIGSGEIPLDDEEWEDWEGITSEEFEDTFHTMISCSPQTVHPEIVDTSTRRRGSLMSTLYNDGVTYEDSCRSITVAISSKPSTMERQTQTELILPLWRQFLYCLAGDDAFRRRRQREIANSYRKCGDRISRHINSVSYIDRVARIVFPASFGLLNVCYWVVYVTYQEEFKWQDPPIGSITPISH